One segment of Polaribacter huanghezhanensis DNA contains the following:
- a CDS encoding ABC transporter ATP-binding protein, translating to MSISVQHISKSYKKAQALQDISFDVKPGELFGLIGPDGAGKTTLFRVLTTLLIADVGSAKVAGFDVILDYKQIRNHVGYMPGKFSLYQDLTVEENLTFFATIFGTTIAENYDLIKEIYVQIAPFKNRRAGKLSGGMKQKLALCCALIHKPKVLFLDEPTTGVDPVSRKEFWEMLKRLQQKGITILVSTPYMDEAALCDRIALIQDGKILEIDTPEAIVKQYPKPIYNVSANNMYHLINRLKEYPHNHSVYPFGEFVHYTDSRIDFNPKELVQYLVSKNLTDITIHKTKPTIEDTFMELAK from the coding sequence ATGAGTATTTCTGTTCAACATATTAGTAAATCCTATAAAAAGGCACAAGCATTGCAAGACATTTCTTTTGATGTAAAACCTGGCGAATTATTTGGATTGATTGGTCCAGATGGAGCTGGAAAAACAACCCTTTTTAGGGTTTTAACAACCTTGCTAATTGCTGATGTTGGTTCAGCTAAAGTAGCTGGTTTTGATGTGATTTTAGACTATAAACAGATTCGAAATCACGTTGGTTATATGCCTGGAAAATTCTCCTTATATCAAGATTTAACGGTTGAAGAAAACTTAACTTTTTTTGCCACTATTTTTGGAACAACGATTGCAGAAAACTACGATTTAATTAAAGAAATTTATGTGCAAATAGCTCCGTTTAAAAATCGTAGAGCAGGAAAATTATCAGGGGGAATGAAACAAAAATTGGCTTTGTGTTGTGCATTGATTCACAAACCCAAAGTATTGTTTTTAGACGAACCAACAACCGGAGTTGATCCTGTTTCTAGAAAAGAATTTTGGGAAATGTTAAAGCGTTTACAACAAAAAGGGATTACCATTTTGGTTTCTACTCCGTATATGGATGAAGCAGCATTGTGCGATAGAATTGCATTGATTCAGGACGGGAAAATTTTAGAAATTGACACGCCTGAAGCCATTGTAAAACAGTATCCTAAACCAATTTATAATGTAAGTGCAAATAATATGTATCACTTAATCAATAGGTTAAAAGAGTATCCACATAATCATAGTGTATATCCTTTTGGTGAATTTGTGCATTATACCGATAGTAGAATAGATTTTAACCCAAAAGAGCTTGTGCAGTATTTAGTATCA
- a CDS encoding OsmC family protein codes for MDKQHYTISIKWMTDRKGMVCSPELYHPETHNKNCIEIATPPQFPGGVPHIWSPEHLLTAAVSSCFMTTFLAISEYSKLEFVSFNCNSKGVLEKIEGKFTVSEVHLFPEVLIVDEKHKEKAIRVLEKSAKACIISNSIKSNVFMEPKVFVQA; via the coding sequence ATGGACAAACAGCATTATACTATTTCTATAAAATGGATGACAGATCGAAAAGGAATGGTGTGTTCTCCAGAATTATACCATCCTGAAACCCACAATAAAAATTGTATAGAAATTGCTACTCCACCACAATTCCCTGGTGGTGTGCCACATATCTGGTCGCCAGAACACCTGCTAACCGCAGCTGTAAGTAGCTGTTTTATGACTACCTTTTTAGCGATTTCTGAATATTCAAAATTAGAATTTGTAAGTTTTAACTGTAACTCTAAAGGGGTTTTAGAAAAAATTGAAGGCAAATTCACAGTAAGTGAAGTGCATCTTTTTCCTGAAGTTCTTATAGTTGATGAAAAGCACAAAGAGAAAGCAATTCGTGTTTTAGAAAAATCAGCAAAAGCTTGTATCATTTCTAATTCTATCAAATCGAACGTATTTATGGAACCAAAAGTTTTTGTACAAGCGTAG
- a CDS encoding HlyD family secretion protein → MKHLKKIVILSTVLVALSSCTNGNEKADGYGNFEATEIVISAENNGKIMQFNLDEGSVLKKNTFIGYIDTIPLSLKREQLVISKSIIASKSKSVLSQVAVLNAKLESAIITKNRIENLLKDNAATQKQLDDVSGEINIIKQQISSVEFQNTPIINEYKNIDIQLQQLNDQILKSKIINPVNGTVLTKYAEQNEITAFGKPLYKIADLNTMQLRVYVSETQLSSVQIGQKVTVKIDDANGMKSYTGTVSWVASEAEFTPKIIQTKEERIALVYAVKIDVENDGGLKIGMPAEMWLQK, encoded by the coding sequence ATGAAACACCTAAAAAAGATAGTCATTTTAAGCACTGTACTCGTTGCTCTTTCTTCGTGTACAAACGGCAATGAAAAAGCCGATGGTTACGGAAATTTTGAAGCTACAGAAATAGTGATTTCTGCAGAGAATAACGGAAAAATCATGCAATTTAATCTTGATGAAGGAAGTGTGTTAAAAAAAAATACGTTTATTGGATATATTGATACCATTCCACTTTCTTTAAAACGGGAACAATTAGTGATTTCTAAATCAATTATTGCTTCAAAATCTAAAAGTGTATTGTCTCAAGTAGCTGTTTTAAATGCCAAATTAGAATCCGCAATAATTACAAAAAATAGGATTGAAAACTTGCTAAAAGACAATGCAGCAACACAAAAGCAGTTGGATGATGTCAGTGGAGAAATCAATATTATAAAACAACAAATTAGCAGTGTTGAGTTTCAAAATACCCCTATTATCAACGAGTATAAAAATATTGATATTCAGCTACAACAACTCAATGATCAAATTCTAAAAAGCAAGATTATCAATCCTGTAAACGGAACTGTATTGACCAAATATGCTGAGCAAAACGAAATTACTGCATTTGGAAAACCACTTTATAAAATCGCAGATTTAAACACCATGCAATTGCGTGTATATGTTAGTGAAACACAATTATCAAGTGTACAAATTGGACAAAAAGTAACGGTTAAAATTGACGACGCAAATGGAATGAAATCGTATACAGGAACTGTTAGTTGGGTTGCATCAGAAGCGGAGTTTACACCCAAAATAATCCAGACTAAAGAAGAACGAATTGCATTAGTATACGCCGTTAAAATTGATGTAGAAAATGATGGTGGATTAAAAATTGGAATGCCTGCAGAAATGTGGCTTCAAAAATAA
- a CDS encoding TolC family protein: MKKINLFLLLVISGSAFGQQTITLEDCQRFISENYPLLKQSKTFIKQHEFDTEILNIGKLPQFSLDGQLTYQSDVINVPIPGSNSLNKDQYKTTLSVNQLIFNGGLIDANKQLKSGQLKTKQQQLAVQVYQLKKQVNQLYFSVLLAQEAILLVEAKNKLIQSKLKEVTSGIKNGVLVASSDKILKVELLKNKQKLEEINNNKKVLIATLSKLIAVTINDDAIFKKPIIEIALNDEIKRPELDLFQLKKEEIESTENLVAKKNAPTIMSFATGGFGNPGLNMLDNSFQSYYIVGVKLHWTVFDWNSNKKERKSLSLNKEIINNEQAIFLLNTNIALHQQEKEIEKIEGFILSDQEIIKLRKDVLETADSQLKNGTITVSEYITELTNLFVDKNALIAHQIQLQLVKANYTITKGN; this comes from the coding sequence ATGAAAAAAATTAACCTCTTTTTACTGCTGGTTATAAGTGGATCAGCTTTTGGTCAGCAAACCATTACACTTGAAGATTGTCAGCGATTTATTAGTGAAAATTATCCGCTATTAAAACAATCTAAAACCTTTATCAAACAACATGAGTTTGACACAGAAATTTTAAACATCGGAAAGTTGCCTCAGTTTAGTTTAGACGGACAACTCACCTATCAATCGGATGTGATTAACGTTCCGATTCCAGGTAGCAATTCTTTAAACAAAGATCAATACAAAACGACCTTGTCTGTAAATCAGCTAATTTTTAATGGCGGATTGATTGACGCAAACAAACAATTGAAATCAGGGCAATTAAAGACAAAACAGCAACAACTTGCCGTACAAGTATATCAGTTAAAAAAACAAGTAAATCAATTATATTTTTCTGTGTTATTAGCTCAAGAAGCCATTTTATTGGTAGAAGCAAAAAACAAGCTCATACAATCGAAATTAAAAGAAGTAACTTCTGGAATTAAGAATGGTGTTTTGGTGGCTTCTTCGGATAAAATTTTAAAAGTAGAATTGCTAAAAAACAAACAGAAATTAGAAGAAATCAACAACAATAAAAAAGTTTTGATTGCAACACTCTCTAAATTGATTGCTGTGACAATTAACGACGATGCTATTTTTAAAAAACCAATTATAGAAATTGCTTTGAATGATGAAATTAAAAGACCAGAATTGGACTTGTTTCAATTAAAAAAAGAAGAGATTGAAAGCACTGAAAACCTTGTTGCTAAAAAAAATGCACCCACAATCATGAGTTTTGCAACAGGTGGGTTTGGAAATCCTGGTTTGAACATGTTAGACAATTCTTTTCAATCATACTATATCGTTGGAGTAAAATTGCATTGGACTGTTTTTGATTGGAATTCGAATAAAAAAGAACGAAAATCGCTATCACTCAACAAAGAAATCATTAATAATGAGCAAGCTATTTTCTTACTAAACACTAATATAGCCTTGCATCAACAAGAAAAAGAAATTGAAAAAATAGAAGGCTTTATTCTTTCTGATCAAGAAATCATCAAGCTGAGAAAAGACGTTTTAGAAACAGCAGATTCGCAACTTAAAAACGGAACCATTACGGTTTCGGAATACATTACAGAACTGACCAATTTATTTGTTGATAAAAATGCATTGATAGCGCATCAAATACAATTACAATTGGTAAAAGCAAATTATACAATTACAAAAGGAAATTAA
- a CDS encoding TetR/AcrR family transcriptional regulator, with protein sequence MKLKDTNTESSILDAAESIFQRKGMDGARMQEIADEAGINKAMLHYYYKSKQLLFGAVFKKAFGLLAPQLNAVLNDDSSIEIKIRNFANSYISFISKHPYLPSFIIMELNKNPDFILKLKENSSFPNLVKFKNQVKKEVANGILKPINGEQLFINIISLCIFPFVATPLLKAFVDINDSEFKVLMNARKTEIADFIIDAIKTS encoded by the coding sequence ATGAAATTGAAAGATACAAACACAGAGAGTTCAATACTAGACGCAGCAGAATCGATATTTCAACGAAAAGGAATGGATGGCGCACGAATGCAAGAAATTGCAGATGAAGCTGGCATTAACAAGGCCATGTTGCATTATTATTATAAAAGTAAACAACTCTTATTTGGAGCCGTTTTTAAAAAAGCGTTCGGTTTATTAGCACCACAATTGAATGCAGTTTTAAACGACGATTCATCCATAGAAATTAAGATCCGGAATTTTGCTAATAGTTATATTTCATTTATTAGCAAACATCCATATTTGCCTAGTTTTATCATTATGGAGTTGAATAAAAATCCTGATTTTATTTTAAAACTAAAAGAAAACTCCAGTTTTCCAAATCTAGTAAAATTTAAAAATCAAGTAAAAAAAGAAGTTGCAAACGGAATCTTAAAGCCAATAAATGGCGAGCAATTATTTATCAATATTATTTCTTTATGCATTTTTCCCTTTGTAGCTACTCCGCTACTGAAGGCGTTTGTTGATATAAATGACTCGGAATTTAAAGTACTTATGAACGCAAGAAAAACTGAAATTGCCGATTTTATCATTGACGCAATAAAAACATCATAA
- a CDS encoding nucleoside deaminase → MCKEKFMQEAVDAALKGMNNNEGGPFGCVVVKDGKIVGRGNNKVTSTNDPTAHAEVTAIRDACKNLDSFQLDGCEIYTSCEPCPMCLGAIYWARPDKVYYGCNQVDAANIGFDDEFIYKEIPLPYAERSIPFEQLAHEIALKPFQEWTKKEDKTAY, encoded by the coding sequence ATGTGCAAAGAAAAATTTATGCAAGAAGCTGTAGATGCAGCTTTAAAAGGAATGAACAATAATGAAGGTGGCCCTTTTGGTTGTGTGGTAGTTAAAGACGGAAAAATAGTAGGAAGAGGAAACAATAAAGTAACGTCAACCAACGATCCAACAGCACATGCAGAAGTTACAGCCATTAGAGATGCGTGTAAAAATCTAGATTCTTTTCAATTAGATGGGTGCGAGATTTATACGTCGTGCGAACCTTGTCCGATGTGTTTAGGTGCTATTTATTGGGCGCGTCCAGATAAAGTGTATTACGGATGTAATCAAGTTGATGCTGCAAATATTGGCTTTGATGATGAATTTATTTACAAAGAAATTCCGTTGCCATATGCTGAACGAAGCATTCCGTTTGAACAATTAGCGCACGAAATTGCTTTGAAACCATTTCAAGAATGGACGAAAAAAGAAGATAAAACAGCATATTAA
- a CDS encoding FAD binding domain-containing protein, with protein MITFILNNKTITTSDNAGMTLLDFVRYQQRLTGTKIGCREGDCGACTVLVGTLKNDAMEYQSITSCISPLGNAHGKHIVTVEGTNLQNKLTTAQEAMKGNFATQCGFCTPGFVVALTGFALSNSDKNHNNALNAISGNICRCTGYKAIEKAVHQVVEKFQSTHKTSVNWLIENEFVPAYFATIPKRLKEIATKKLNQSKGKVVSGGTDLYVQQADNLTDNDVLLIAKNESLKGISIENGTCTIGTNATVSDVWNHSELNKLFPNLRKHLKLVSSEQIRNMASLGGNFVNASPIGDMTIFFLALNSDITIVNSNEDERTIALKDFHQGYKKFDLQEGELLKEIRFKSPTKQSFFNFEKVSKRTHLDIASVNAAIHISVDNDTIVEAHVAIGGVAAIPKYLHETSAFLKGKQLSIKTIIDANEILQKEIAPISDIRGTSDYKRLLARQLFFAHFTELFPLQFTLNDVVQHA; from the coding sequence ATGATAACTTTCATCTTAAACAATAAAACCATTACAACTTCAGACAATGCTGGAATGACCTTGTTAGATTTTGTTCGATATCAACAACGACTTACAGGAACCAAAATTGGTTGTCGAGAAGGCGATTGTGGTGCTTGTACTGTTTTAGTTGGAACGTTAAAAAATGATGCAATGGAATACCAAAGCATCACCTCGTGTATTTCTCCTTTAGGAAATGCACATGGAAAACACATTGTAACGGTTGAAGGTACAAATCTGCAAAACAAATTAACCACAGCTCAAGAAGCCATGAAAGGAAATTTTGCAACGCAATGCGGATTTTGTACACCAGGTTTTGTAGTAGCGTTAACGGGTTTTGCCTTGTCAAATTCTGATAAAAATCACAACAATGCTTTAAATGCAATTAGCGGAAATATCTGTAGATGTACTGGATATAAAGCAATTGAAAAAGCAGTGCATCAAGTAGTTGAAAAATTTCAAAGCACACATAAAACGTCTGTAAATTGGTTGATAGAGAACGAATTTGTTCCTGCCTATTTCGCAACGATTCCAAAACGTTTAAAAGAGATTGCTACTAAAAAATTAAACCAATCTAAAGGAAAAGTGGTTTCTGGAGGAACGGATTTATATGTGCAACAAGCTGATAATTTAACGGATAACGATGTTCTTCTTATTGCCAAAAACGAATCTTTAAAAGGCATTTCTATTGAAAATGGAACCTGTACTATCGGAACAAACGCAACGGTTTCAGATGTATGGAACCATTCTGAATTAAACAAGTTGTTTCCAAACTTAAGAAAACACTTAAAACTGGTTTCTTCAGAACAAATTAGAAACATGGCTTCTTTGGGTGGAAACTTTGTAAATGCATCGCCAATTGGAGACATGACAATCTTCTTTTTAGCGTTGAATAGTGATATTACAATCGTAAATTCTAATGAAGATGAACGCACAATTGCGCTTAAAGACTTTCATCAAGGATATAAAAAATTCGATTTACAAGAAGGCGAATTGTTGAAAGAAATTCGTTTCAAATCACCAACAAAACAATCGTTTTTTAATTTCGAAAAAGTCTCCAAACGCACACATTTAGACATTGCAAGCGTCAATGCTGCAATACATATTTCTGTAGATAATGATACCATTGTAGAAGCACACGTTGCTATTGGTGGCGTTGCTGCAATTCCGAAATACCTTCACGAAACTTCTGCATTTTTAAAAGGAAAACAATTATCTATAAAAACTATTATTGATGCCAATGAAATCCTTCAAAAGGAAATCGCACCAATTAGCGATATTCGTGGTACAAGCGATTACAAACGTTTGTTAGCGCGACAATTATTCTTTGCGCATTTTACGGAGTTATTTCCACTACAATTCACTTTAAACGATGTCGTTCAGCATGCATAA